DNA sequence from the Candidatus Eremiobacteraceae bacterium genome:
TTCGAAGGGTGCAGCGCGCTCCACCGTTCGGCGCTTCTCCACGCTAGACGCAATAATCTAAGGACCAATTGTCATGACTTGCACCGATTGCCGCCCGCTGATCGTCGACTACGTCCATCGTCAACTCGACGATGTCTCGGATGCCGCCGTCTTCACCCACATCCACGAGTGCGCCGAATGCATGCGTGCCCATCGCGACGAGCTTGCGCTCGTCGAAGCGCTGCGCGCCGCCTTCAGCCCGGATCGGGCTTTGCCGACGTCCGTCATCGCGGGCGTGCGCATGTCGATGCACGCGGGCGAACGTCCGTCGCTGATCACGCAAGTGCGCGCCTTTCTACGTCCGCAACTCGCGGTGCCACTCGCGGTCCTGCTCATGA
Encoded proteins:
- a CDS encoding zf-HC2 domain-containing protein, with the translated sequence MTCTDCRPLIVDYVHRQLDDVSDAAVFTHIHECAECMRAHRDELALVEALRAAFSPDRALPTSVIAGVRMSMHAGERPSLITQVRAFLRPQLAVPLAVLLMIGGAGVLRHDHTMATPPQFSTNYYLREHVAQTMSSPANDRAWSDYVLTSANADAQAPR